A single Natrinema pellirubrum DSM 15624 DNA region contains:
- a CDS encoding zinc-dependent alcohol dehydrogenase family protein, which produces MRAAVLEEHGEPLSIEDVDAPEPAPNGAVVELEACGVCRSDWHGWQGDWGWLGLETQPGQILGHEPAGHVVAVGDEVENVAEGDHVAVPFNLGDGTCPRCQRGHSNICENVMPLGFIEQAQGAFAEQVHVPVADHNLVALPDGVSSVDMAGLGCRFMTSFHALAHRADVGAGDWVSVHGCGGVGLSAVHIADALGANVVAVDLKDEKLEKAESLGAVETINADDVGDVPGEVSAITDGGAHVSMDALGIATTSQNSVSSLDARGQHIQVGLTTQDEQGMISLPSDAMVMQEIEFIGSLGMPPTRYDEIFRMVSTGKLEPEKVVSETIGLEDVSDKLEAMTDFETVGIPVIDTFN; this is translated from the coding sequence ATGCGCGCAGCAGTCCTCGAGGAACACGGCGAACCGCTATCGATCGAAGACGTCGACGCGCCGGAGCCGGCACCGAACGGGGCCGTCGTCGAACTCGAAGCATGCGGGGTCTGTCGGAGTGACTGGCACGGCTGGCAGGGTGACTGGGGGTGGCTCGGCCTCGAGACCCAGCCGGGACAGATCCTCGGCCACGAACCGGCTGGCCACGTCGTCGCCGTCGGCGATGAAGTCGAGAACGTCGCGGAGGGCGACCACGTCGCCGTCCCGTTCAACCTCGGCGACGGAACCTGTCCGCGGTGCCAGCGTGGCCACTCGAACATCTGCGAGAACGTGATGCCGCTCGGGTTCATCGAGCAGGCACAGGGTGCGTTCGCCGAACAGGTCCACGTCCCCGTCGCCGACCACAACCTCGTGGCGCTCCCCGACGGCGTTTCGTCCGTCGATATGGCCGGCCTCGGCTGTCGGTTCATGACCTCGTTCCACGCGCTGGCCCACCGCGCGGACGTCGGTGCCGGCGACTGGGTCTCGGTCCACGGCTGCGGCGGCGTCGGCCTCTCGGCGGTCCACATCGCCGACGCGCTCGGGGCAAACGTCGTCGCGGTCGATCTCAAAGACGAGAAACTCGAGAAAGCCGAGTCCCTCGGCGCGGTCGAGACGATCAACGCGGACGACGTCGGCGACGTCCCCGGCGAGGTTTCGGCGATCACCGACGGCGGCGCTCACGTCTCGATGGACGCGCTGGGTATCGCGACGACCAGCCAAAACTCCGTCTCGAGCCTCGACGCCCGCGGCCAGCACATTCAGGTCGGGCTGACGACTCAGGACGAACAGGGGATGATTTCGCTGCCGTCCGACGCGATGGTCATGCAGGAGATCGAGTTCATCGGCTCGCTCGGAATGCCCCCGACCCGCTACGACGAGATCTTCCGGATGGTCTCGACCGGCAAACTCGAGCCCGAGAAGGTCGTCTCCGAGACGATCGGGCTCGAGGACGTCAGCGACAAACTCGAGGCGATGACCGACTTCGAGACCGTCGGGATTCCGGTCATCGACACGTTCAACTAA
- a CDS encoding DUF5789 family protein — MLLNGTGDVIDDHEYPATTEELIEEYGDRTLELPNGTETVGDVLARLESETFENSEDARFAVYSAVSDKAVGRVGYSDRDPTPVGSPYSPDAVSF; from the coding sequence ATGCTGCTCAATGGCACCGGCGACGTCATCGACGACCACGAGTACCCCGCCACGACCGAGGAACTGATCGAGGAGTACGGGGACCGCACGCTCGAACTCCCCAACGGGACCGAGACGGTCGGCGATGTACTCGCCCGCCTCGAGTCCGAAACCTTCGAAAACTCGGAGGACGCGCGCTTTGCCGTCTACTCCGCTGTCAGCGACAAGGCCGTTGGCCGCGTCGGCTACAGCGACCGCGACCCGACCCCGGTCGGCAGTCCCTACTCGCCCGACGCCGTTTCCTTCTAG
- a CDS encoding PHP domain-containing protein, producing the protein MPHADLHVHTTRSDGSLDLEAVPEAARRGGVEVVAVTDHDRVQPFDGPVVERDGVTLIHGIELRVETPGGQRLDLLGYGLEPSGDLEAILETIQENRIERGRAIVDCVESRLGIELDVTVDGGFGRPHIARAIEAHPDAEYDYQGAFDHLIGSDCPCYVPRDVPSFERGRAALAESCRLVSLAHPLRYRDPESALALAAALDAVELRYPYGRDVDRAPVERAIERHGLLVTGGSDAHDERIGVAGLSREAFERLELSVD; encoded by the coding sequence ATGCCTCACGCGGACTTACACGTTCATACGACGCGGTCGGATGGGAGCCTCGATCTCGAGGCGGTGCCCGAGGCCGCGCGCCGCGGCGGCGTCGAGGTGGTCGCGGTGACCGATCACGACCGGGTCCAGCCGTTCGACGGCCCGGTCGTCGAACGCGACGGCGTGACGCTCATCCACGGGATCGAGCTTCGCGTCGAGACGCCGGGCGGCCAGCGACTCGACCTACTGGGCTACGGCCTCGAGCCGAGCGGCGACCTCGAGGCGATCCTCGAGACGATTCAGGAAAACCGCATCGAGCGCGGCCGGGCGATCGTCGACTGCGTGGAATCCCGGCTGGGGATCGAGCTGGACGTGACGGTCGACGGCGGGTTCGGGCGGCCCCACATCGCGCGGGCGATCGAGGCCCATCCCGACGCCGAGTACGACTACCAGGGCGCGTTCGACCACCTCATCGGCTCGGATTGTCCGTGTTACGTGCCTCGGGACGTACCGTCGTTCGAGCGCGGGCGGGCGGCGCTGGCCGAGTCGTGCCGGCTCGTCTCGCTCGCCCATCCGTTGCGGTACCGCGACCCCGAGAGCGCGCTGGCGCTGGCGGCCGCTCTCGACGCCGTCGAGTTACGATATCCGTACGGCCGCGACGTCGACCGCGCCCCCGTCGAACGGGCGATCGAGCGCCACGGTCTGCTGGTCACCGGCGGCAGCGACGCCCACGACGAGCGAATCGGCGTCGCGGGCCTCTCGCGAGAAGCCTTCGAGCGACTCGAGTTGAGCGTCGATTGA
- a CDS encoding DUF6757 family protein, translating to MNCHYCDREAAFAAESDGLKVGLCEEHFRERLQELAEADGLESLKEKVDVDRAE from the coding sequence ATGAACTGCCACTACTGCGACCGCGAGGCCGCCTTCGCCGCCGAGTCCGATGGACTCAAAGTCGGCCTCTGTGAGGAACACTTCCGCGAGCGCCTTCAGGAACTCGCCGAAGCCGACGGGCTCGAGAGCCTCAAAGAGAAGGTCGACGTCGACCGCGCCGAGTAA
- a CDS encoding 4Fe-4S dicluster domain-containing protein, whose translation MAIDPQFNENREQVDEHEGHAVWGPVEEPEELGIHGTHVAVDFDICIADGACVEDCPVDVFEWVDTPGHPESEEKADPANEAQCIDCMLCVDVCPVDAIDVDAGRTA comes from the coding sequence ATGGCCATAGATCCGCAGTTCAATGAGAACCGCGAACAGGTCGACGAACACGAGGGCCACGCGGTCTGGGGCCCGGTCGAGGAGCCGGAGGAACTCGGCATCCACGGCACCCACGTGGCGGTCGATTTCGACATCTGCATCGCCGACGGGGCCTGCGTCGAGGACTGCCCGGTCGACGTCTTCGAGTGGGTCGACACGCCGGGGCATCCCGAAAGCGAGGAGAAAGCCGATCCGGCCAACGAGGCACAGTGTATCGATTGTATGCTCTGTGTCGACGTCTGCCCGGTCGACGCCATCGACGTCGACGCCGGACGAACGGCCTGA
- a CDS encoding succinic semialdehyde dehydrogenase has product MSLETEPRADVLAATSVSAGRLAALADRVDADGSETIEVRAPATDTAVGAVPDCAGSDVERAVDRARAAQSSWAETAIDKRREIIDRFGDLVLKHRSELLDILQLETGKSRRHAVEEVVDVALTCSYYADRGDAAFREERRRGAIPPATTARVTYEPVGVVGAISPWNYPLTLSLTDVLPALIAGNSVVLKPDEKTPYTALALADLLERAGLPADCFEIVTGRGATVGPALIDRVDYISFTGSTETGRLVAEQAGRNLIGCSLELGGKNPLLVLDDADIEEAARGAVQACFSNAGQLCLAAERVYVADSIHDEFVEAFVAATREYTLGTGFDYEDDVGSLIDGDQLERVERHVEDARERGATVLTGGERRPDVGPFCYEPTILTDLEPEATAACEETFGPVVSVESVPNVATAIERANDTEYGLNASVWTGDRERGVAVAREIDCGTVCVNDAYVSGWAAVDAPMGGFGDSGLGRRHGPEGVERYLESRTIATSRTGPLDVPPGVPTAWYARGMFALARLQRRLPTVASVTRRLRDAGF; this is encoded by the coding sequence ATGTCACTCGAGACCGAACCCCGAGCGGACGTTCTCGCGGCGACGAGCGTCTCCGCGGGCCGACTCGCGGCGCTTGCCGACCGGGTCGATGCCGACGGCAGCGAGACGATCGAGGTACGAGCGCCGGCGACGGACACCGCAGTCGGTGCGGTTCCGGACTGTGCCGGCTCCGACGTCGAACGGGCCGTCGACCGCGCTCGAGCGGCCCAATCGTCGTGGGCCGAAACGGCGATCGACAAGCGCCGCGAGATCATCGACCGGTTCGGCGACCTCGTGCTGAAACACCGGTCGGAACTGCTCGATATCCTGCAACTCGAGACCGGTAAATCCCGCCGCCACGCCGTCGAGGAAGTCGTCGACGTGGCGCTGACGTGTTCGTACTACGCCGATCGCGGGGACGCGGCGTTTCGCGAGGAGCGGCGACGCGGCGCGATCCCGCCGGCGACGACCGCCCGCGTGACCTACGAGCCGGTCGGCGTCGTCGGCGCGATCTCGCCGTGGAACTACCCGCTTACCCTCTCGCTGACCGACGTCCTTCCCGCGCTCATCGCGGGCAATAGCGTCGTCCTCAAACCCGACGAGAAGACGCCGTACACCGCACTGGCACTGGCGGACCTGCTCGAGCGAGCCGGGCTGCCGGCGGATTGTTTCGAGATCGTCACTGGCCGCGGCGCGACCGTCGGGCCGGCGCTGATCGACCGCGTCGACTACATTTCTTTTACCGGGAGTACCGAGACGGGCCGGCTCGTCGCGGAACAGGCGGGCCGCAACCTGATCGGCTGCTCGCTGGAACTCGGCGGCAAGAACCCCTTGCTCGTCCTCGACGACGCCGACATCGAGGAGGCCGCCCGCGGCGCGGTTCAGGCCTGTTTCTCGAACGCCGGCCAGCTGTGTCTCGCGGCCGAGCGGGTCTACGTCGCCGACTCGATCCACGACGAGTTCGTCGAGGCCTTCGTCGCGGCGACGCGGGAGTACACCCTCGGAACCGGGTTCGACTACGAGGACGACGTGGGCTCGCTGATCGACGGCGACCAACTCGAGCGCGTCGAGCGCCACGTCGAGGACGCACGGGAGCGCGGTGCGACGGTGCTTACTGGCGGCGAGCGCCGGCCCGACGTGGGACCGTTTTGCTACGAACCGACGATCCTGACCGACCTCGAGCCCGAGGCGACGGCCGCCTGTGAGGAGACGTTCGGTCCGGTCGTGTCGGTCGAGTCGGTCCCGAACGTCGCGACCGCGATCGAGCGGGCCAACGACACCGAGTACGGCCTGAACGCGAGCGTCTGGACCGGCGACCGCGAGCGCGGCGTTGCCGTCGCCCGCGAGATCGACTGTGGAACCGTCTGTGTCAACGACGCCTACGTCTCCGGCTGGGCGGCCGTCGACGCGCCGATGGGCGGGTTCGGCGACTCCGGACTCGGCCGCCGCCACGGCCCCGAGGGGGTCGAGCGCTACCTCGAGTCCCGGACGATCGCCACCTCCCGAACCGGGCCACTCGACGTCCCGCCGGGGGTGCCGACCGCGTGGTACGCTCGCGGGATGTTCGCGCTGGCGCGCCTGCAACGGCGGCTGCCGACGGTCGCGAGCGTCACGCGGCGACTCCGGGACGCGGGCTTCTGA
- the hemB gene encoding porphobilinogen synthase — protein sequence MDLTHRPRRLRQDRVRGLVSETSLEPSDLIAPVFVDATTDERRPIESMPGHERVPIAESVARVEDVLETGVEAVMLFGIPESKDPEGTRAWAEDGVVQEALRRITSETDAYVITDVCLCEYTDHGHCGPLEEELRSESGVAADGPACEPSMTVDNDATLAALEKIAVSHARAGADMVAPSGMMDGMVGAIRSALDREGFANVPIMSYAAKYESAFYGPFRDAADGAPTFGNRRHYQMDPANAREAMREVRLDAEQGADVMMVKPALSYLDIISSVRREFDHPVAAYNVSGEYAMLHAAAEKGWLDLEAVATESLLSIKRAGADLILTYFAEDIAKQL from the coding sequence ATGGACCTCACACATCGCCCTCGGCGGCTCCGACAGGACCGGGTTCGCGGGCTCGTCAGCGAGACGAGCCTCGAGCCCTCGGACCTGATCGCCCCGGTGTTCGTCGACGCGACGACCGACGAGCGCCGGCCGATCGAGTCGATGCCCGGCCACGAGCGGGTCCCGATCGCGGAGTCGGTCGCCCGCGTCGAGGACGTCCTCGAGACGGGCGTCGAGGCCGTCATGCTGTTCGGGATCCCGGAATCGAAAGACCCCGAGGGGACCCGCGCCTGGGCCGAGGACGGCGTCGTCCAGGAGGCGCTGCGCCGAATCACGAGCGAGACCGACGCCTACGTCATCACGGACGTCTGTCTCTGCGAGTACACCGACCACGGCCACTGCGGCCCGCTCGAGGAGGAGCTGCGAAGCGAGAGCGGCGTCGCCGCGGACGGTCCGGCCTGCGAGCCCTCGATGACCGTCGACAACGACGCGACGCTCGCGGCCCTGGAGAAGATCGCCGTCTCCCACGCCCGGGCGGGCGCGGACATGGTCGCGCCCAGCGGAATGATGGACGGAATGGTCGGGGCCATCCGGTCGGCGCTCGACCGCGAGGGGTTCGCGAACGTCCCGATCATGAGCTACGCGGCCAAATACGAGAGCGCGTTCTACGGGCCGTTCCGGGACGCCGCCGACGGCGCGCCGACCTTCGGGAACCGCCGACACTACCAGATGGATCCGGCCAACGCTCGCGAGGCCATGCGGGAAGTCCGACTGGACGCCGAGCAGGGCGCGGACGTGATGATGGTCAAGCCCGCGCTTTCCTACCTCGATATCATCAGTTCCGTCCGCCGGGAGTTCGACCACCCCGTCGCCGCCTACAACGTCTCCGGCGAGTACGCGATGCTCCACGCCGCCGCCGAGAAGGGGTGGCTCGACCTCGAGGCGGTCGCGACGGAGTCGCTGCTGTCGATCAAGCGAGCGGGCGCGGACCTGATTCTGACCTACTTCGCCGAGGACATCGCAAAGCAACTGTGA
- a CDS encoding ammonium transporter: protein MEPTLLQSEAEVEMLIDSINYMWILVATFLIFFMHAGFAMLEAGQVRSKNVANQLTKNLLTWSVGVTVFFLIGVGVEGVVAGDGFAPAFQGDAAGWLDWLYGAVFAMTAATIVSGAVAGRAKLRAYVSYTFLLAAVIYPVVTGLTWAGEHLAYGDVLFHDFAGGMIVHGMGGIAGLTAAWVLGPRMDRYNSDGSANVIPGHSLTFAVLGTLILAFGWYGFNVGTSAIIGEGAFLGDQLGRVALTTTAAMACGAMGAGLVAWLKTGKVDTLYVANGLLAGLAAITAIPDTTAWWGAFVVGGLAGVQLPLVFEFVEQYLKIDDVCAVFPVHGSAGVLGTLLFPFVAAPGVVDSIVNAFVAQVIGVVVIAAWTIVATGVIWYAFKATGQARVSPEHERDGLDVSEHGVDTYPEFGQPDVATDGGDEIIRADGGEPNDGEIKMVTAIVRPDRLGAIKQSLAEAGAPSLTVTNVSGRGSQPAKKGQWRGEEYTVDLHQKVKIECVVADIPAGEVVDAIREGAETGEPGDGKIFVMPVESATQIRTGKTGRDAV from the coding sequence ATGGAGCCGACGCTCCTGCAGAGCGAGGCCGAGGTCGAGATGTTGATCGACTCGATCAACTACATGTGGATCCTGGTCGCCACGTTCCTGATCTTCTTCATGCACGCCGGCTTCGCCATGCTCGAGGCGGGGCAGGTGCGCTCGAAGAACGTGGCGAACCAGCTGACGAAGAACCTGCTGACCTGGAGCGTCGGCGTGACGGTGTTTTTCCTCATCGGCGTGGGTGTTGAGGGCGTCGTCGCCGGTGACGGCTTCGCGCCGGCCTTCCAAGGCGATGCCGCGGGCTGGCTAGACTGGCTGTACGGTGCGGTCTTCGCCATGACCGCGGCGACGATCGTTTCGGGTGCCGTCGCCGGTCGTGCGAAACTCCGTGCGTACGTCAGCTACACCTTCCTGCTGGCGGCGGTCATCTACCCGGTCGTCACCGGCCTCACGTGGGCCGGCGAACACCTCGCGTACGGCGACGTCCTGTTCCACGACTTCGCTGGCGGGATGATCGTCCACGGCATGGGCGGTATCGCCGGTCTCACCGCCGCGTGGGTCCTCGGTCCGCGCATGGACCGATACAACAGTGACGGGAGCGCGAACGTCATTCCCGGGCACTCGCTGACCTTCGCCGTGCTCGGCACGCTGATCCTCGCCTTCGGCTGGTACGGCTTCAACGTCGGTACCTCGGCGATCATCGGCGAGGGCGCGTTCCTCGGCGATCAGCTCGGTCGCGTCGCCTTGACCACGACGGCCGCGATGGCCTGCGGTGCGATGGGGGCCGGCCTCGTCGCGTGGCTCAAGACCGGCAAAGTCGATACCCTGTACGTCGCCAACGGGCTGCTGGCCGGCCTCGCCGCGATCACCGCGATCCCCGACACCACGGCGTGGTGGGGCGCGTTCGTCGTCGGCGGCCTCGCCGGCGTGCAACTGCCCCTCGTCTTCGAGTTCGTCGAGCAGTACCTGAAGATCGACGACGTCTGTGCGGTGTTCCCCGTCCACGGCTCGGCCGGGGTCCTCGGAACGCTGCTGTTCCCCTTCGTCGCCGCACCGGGCGTCGTCGATAGCATCGTGAACGCGTTCGTCGCCCAGGTCATCGGCGTCGTCGTCATCGCTGCCTGGACGATCGTCGCGACCGGCGTTATCTGGTACGCGTTCAAGGCCACCGGCCAGGCCCGCGTCTCGCCGGAACACGAACGCGACGGGCTCGACGTCTCCGAACACGGCGTCGACACCTACCCCGAGTTCGGCCAGCCCGACGTCGCCACCGACGGCGGCGACGAGATCATCCGCGCGGACGGGGGTGAGCCGAACGACGGCGAGATCAAGATGGTCACCGCCATCGTCCGCCCCGACCGACTTGGGGCGATCAAGCAGTCGCTGGCCGAAGCCGGCGCGCCGTCGCTGACGGTCACCAACGTCTCCGGCCGCGGCTCCCAGCCCGCGAAGAAGGGCCAATGGCGCGGCGAGGAGTACACGGTCGACCTCCACCAGAAAGTCAAGATCGAGTGCGTCGTCGCCGACATCCCCGCCGGAGAGGTCGTCGATGCCATCCGCGAGGGTGCCGAAACCGGTGAACCCGGCGACGGCAAGATCTTCGTCATGCCCGTCGAGAGCGCGACCCAGATCCGGACCGGCAAGACCGGCCGAGACGCGGTCTGA
- a CDS encoding PH domain-containing protein yields MSQQRDGSDVAYDETETVGRDPDRSDRTDTTSALSPLEGEEVLVDAQPTWWNWIGHAVVGGLAGLVGVVGLAVGSTAAALLGFVTALVIGGYIWYRRNRVRYLVTDRRIVVIAGFTGRKTTETWMEDIRGLQTSTTAFSRDRGFGTIAVSHAVIPQGFTQGFSRTNSLVLSGVPNYDDVANTIRQRQSERKAGDY; encoded by the coding sequence ATGAGTCAGCAACGCGACGGATCTGACGTAGCGTACGACGAAACCGAAACGGTCGGTCGCGATCCGGACCGCTCGGATCGAACCGACACGACGAGCGCGCTCTCGCCTCTCGAGGGCGAGGAGGTCCTCGTCGACGCACAGCCGACGTGGTGGAACTGGATCGGCCACGCCGTCGTCGGCGGACTGGCTGGACTGGTCGGGGTAGTCGGCCTCGCGGTCGGGAGTACGGCGGCGGCGTTGCTCGGGTTCGTCACGGCGCTCGTGATCGGGGGCTATATCTGGTATCGACGGAACCGAGTCCGCTACCTCGTCACCGATCGGCGGATCGTCGTGATCGCGGGATTTACCGGCAGGAAGACCACCGAGACGTGGATGGAAGACATCCGCGGGCTACAGACGAGTACGACCGCCTTCAGCCGCGACCGGGGGTTCGGAACGATCGCCGTCTCGCACGCAGTGATCCCGCAGGGGTTCACGCAGGGGTTCAGCCGAACGAACTCGCTGGTACTCTCGGGCGTGCCGAACTACGACGACGTGGCGAATACGATCCGGCAACGCCAATCCGAGCGGAAGGCCGGCGATTACTGA
- the hemL gene encoding glutamate-1-semialdehyde 2,1-aminomutase produces the protein MSDDNSRDLYDRALSVLPGGVNSAVRAAIEPYPFFVRKGEGGHVIDADGNRYIDWVMGLGPLLLGHDLPDPVQASIQQKASEGPMYGTPTEIEVDLAEFVVRHVPSVEKIRFVNSGTEATTSAVRLARGYTGRNKIVVMQGGYHGAQESTLVEGDADDPKPSSAGIPQSFSEHTLPVPFNDEDAIREVFEEHGDDIAAVLTEPILGNYGIVYPEDGYHEFLREITDDHGSLLIFDEVITGFRVGGLGCAQSEFGVTPDLTTFGKIIGGGFPVGAIGGRAEIVENFTPSGDVFQAGTFSGHPVTMAAGLETLKFAAENDVYDHVNGLGDRLRSGLSDIVADQAPSYTVTGTDSMFKVIFTRDGPGPDSLEEQCSAGCRQDPTCPRYDYCPKNAADVKNAETERWRRVFWGQMKDEGVFLSQNQFECQFVSYGHTDDDVERTLEAYKEAL, from the coding sequence ATGAGCGACGACAACTCGCGTGACCTGTACGATCGAGCGCTGTCGGTGCTGCCCGGCGGCGTCAACTCCGCAGTTCGCGCAGCGATCGAACCCTATCCGTTCTTCGTCCGGAAGGGCGAGGGCGGCCACGTCATCGACGCCGATGGCAACCGCTACATCGACTGGGTGATGGGGCTCGGCCCGCTGCTTTTGGGCCACGACCTACCCGACCCCGTCCAGGCGAGCATCCAGCAGAAGGCAAGCGAAGGGCCGATGTACGGCACCCCGACCGAGATCGAGGTCGACCTCGCGGAGTTCGTCGTTCGCCACGTCCCAAGCGTCGAGAAGATCCGCTTCGTCAACTCCGGTACCGAGGCGACTACCTCCGCAGTGCGTCTCGCGCGGGGTTACACCGGCCGGAACAAGATCGTCGTCATGCAGGGCGGCTACCACGGCGCCCAGGAGTCGACGCTGGTCGAGGGCGACGCGGACGATCCCAAACCGTCCTCCGCGGGGATCCCCCAGTCGTTCTCCGAACACACCCTTCCCGTTCCGTTCAACGACGAGGACGCCATCCGAGAAGTCTTCGAGGAACACGGCGACGACATCGCTGCGGTGCTGACCGAGCCCATCCTCGGGAACTACGGCATCGTCTACCCCGAAGACGGCTATCACGAGTTCCTCCGGGAGATCACCGACGACCACGGCTCCCTGCTGATCTTCGACGAAGTGATCACCGGCTTCCGCGTGGGCGGACTGGGCTGTGCCCAAAGCGAGTTCGGCGTCACCCCCGATCTGACCACGTTCGGCAAGATCATCGGCGGCGGCTTCCCCGTCGGTGCCATCGGCGGCCGCGCCGAAATCGTCGAGAACTTCACGCCCTCCGGCGACGTCTTCCAAGCCGGGACCTTCTCGGGCCACCCCGTCACGATGGCCGCCGGCCTCGAGACCCTGAAATTCGCCGCGGAAAACGACGTCTACGACCACGTCAACGGGCTCGGTGACCGGCTCCGGAGCGGGCTCAGCGACATCGTCGCCGATCAGGCCCCGAGCTACACCGTCACCGGCACCGACAGCATGTTCAAAGTCATCTTCACGCGAGACGGCCCCGGCCCCGACTCGCTCGAGGAACAGTGTTCGGCCGGCTGCCGACAGGACCCGACCTGTCCGCGCTACGACTACTGTCCGAAAAACGCCGCCGACGTGAAAAACGCCGAGACCGAGCGCTGGCGGCGCGTCTTCTGGGGACAAATGAAAGACGAGGGCGTGTTCCTCTCACAGAACCAGTTCGAGTGTCAGTTCGTCAGCTACGGCCACACCGACGACGACGTCGAGCGGACCCTCGAGGCGTACAAAGAAGCGCTATAG